In Plasmodium cynomolgi strain B DNA, chromosome 6, whole genome shotgun sequence, the sequence TGAAGGAGGTAAAGCAGGTGAAGAAGGTAAAGCGGGTGAAGAAGGTAAAGCGGGTGAACAGAGTGTGGAGGAACAAAATGCAGAGGTCCCATTCATTGACACTGCAACAAACAACAAAGGAGTTCGTAACATTAAAACAGAAACCCATAATTTAGTAGCTGATTTGATTACCATACTGAACGCAGATAACGGAATCGACCAATCCCTCAAAGCGTTAGCAAAGGATATGgctcaatattttttaaatcacttAAACGCGGAAAATGAGATTGCATGATTTTACTCCACGTTAAGGTGTTGCGTAGTGCACTATGTAAACCCtttagcaaaatggaaattttttttttttttgcatatattagCCAGGGGCCACACAGAATGGTATGCGCCCCTCgtggttcccttttttttttttgtaaaacttgCGCAGTCGCAAATGTTTAGAAACTCGCTTTAGCTGGGCAGGTCACCCAttaatcattttaaaaaaatctcgAAAAGGTGTGTAAGTGGGGAGATGTGTGAAATTGGCTTTTTGTTAGGGAGGAGTATAATAGagaaaaagtgggaaaaaaatgatgactaAAAGGTGCCGAAAAAAACGCAACAGGCACAGTAAAtagaaaaaggcaaaaataggTACACAAACGATCAGGTCAAAATAacagactttttttttacgccaaAGGTACATTCCCCTTTGCACACATTCTTCATTTGGAGAAGTACCTTCTTCCGTTTCACTAAGTGTAAACTGTTAAGTGGTACATGTTCCACATATGTGTTCCCTAAAAATGTCAAACGAAAGGGTTTCTCACATCATGCTTTGTAAAAGAGAGCACTACGGAGGGGTGTAAAACTACGAAGCGGTTAAAATGCGCCTTCTTTAAATATTgcaaggggaaaaggaataacaaaaaaaaaaaaaagacaaccTTTCGGCTGGTTGTATACCCTTTTAACTGACTTAAGGTGTTCCAGTGAAGGGGTTTTTAACGGTGAAGTATCTAAAGTGTGAATCGTCGCTCCGTTTGGCGCTCCACCCATTTGATGCCCCATCCACTCGGTTATtcgttcccctttttacatTCCCATCTTTACGCTCCCAAACGTAGCGACAATAGTGTGATGACACGTGTGcgcaaaaaggataaaaaaaaaaaaaacgaagagacAGAGACACAGCAGACTGAAAAATGTCCCACTTTTACACCCCCCCAAGGGAAAAgaagtttaaaaaagaaaagaaaagaaaagaaaacgcgTCCTTTTCTATCAAGCGGAGGGATAcatttctccccttttggtgTGAACTTTCTGGGTTCTTGTCACTACTCTAGTCCAGTGCGATCGCTCAACTGGATGGTGGCCTCGCCACTGTGTGCGTTaaacttaattttattttcgcaaGTTCGAGTCTGCTTGGATAGTCCTGACCAGTTCTAgcgaatttttattttgtcatctTATTACTCTATTTTGTTGCtcaattttgtgtatttttttttccccgtggGGACAGTCCCATCTCGGTCGACCTGTTGGCGCGCCCCGCGAAATTGCATCTTGCCCATTCTGTTGGCCTTCTGGATTGGCCTAAGGCAACTCGTCCGTCAACGTAAGCGAGTTGCATACCAACGCGGTGCATACCAACGCGGTGCATACCAACGCGGTACATACCAACGCGGTACATACCAACGCCATACATATACAACTCCCCCTCTGTGTGTAACTACTCGTACGCAGCTTTGCACCTCTAAGCatgtgttccccttttttgtttccacgCGTGTAGTAATTAAGAAGGAGTTAAAATGAAGGCCATTTGGAAaatccctttttcccttttcttttggaactttttaatttatttaaattgtgCAAAGGTGACCAACTCAAATCAGCTAAAAACGAATTTGAGAAATGGGTTTGGACAAAATGGCTACTTGACTGGTCATGTGGGAGGAGGAGCACAtccaaatttgaagaagcagCATGGAGGGGGGGTTTCCGTGCAGGGGAATGACGATGAGGAAGTGGATTCCGACCAGAAAGTGGATCCCCCCGAGACAGTGGATTCCCGCGGGACAGTGGATTCCCACGGGACAGAAGAAACAGAGAAAGCATTGACAGCAGAGGCAGTAGAGAAAGCACCGGAAAAACCGGCAGCAGGGCCAGAAGAGGTAGCACAATCGGTTTTGGACCAGACAGTGGGAACAGAGGAAACAGAGGAAACAAAGAAAGCATCGGTAATACCGGAAGTACCGGTAGCATCGGCAGCACCGGGAAAATCGGAAGAACCGGGAGAACCGGGAGCATCGGGAGAACTGGGAGCACCAGGAACACCGCCACAAGGGACAACAGATACAGAAGGGACAGATGGGACAAAAGGGGCAACAGCGGCTACGACCTGTCCGGGCAATACAGAAGGATGTGAAGGTGGGGCGGGATGTACTCACACAGCAGCCAAAAGCACATGTCCCAACGCAGAGAGCGGACAGTGCACTAATGAAAATTGTgatgtgtgtaaaaaaacCACCACAAGTCCAGCTGAGGTGTCAGAACAGGTTCTCACTGAAGAATCACAGATAACTGTTGTGAGCCCACCAACAGGGGGGGTGAACTCTGGACAGACAGCAGACACTAACAACttacaagaagaaaaattgagTGACAAAGATAATGATATTAGTTCAAAGGAGGATAAGGCAGAAGAAGCGGTTTTGGACAATACAGTGGGAACAGAGAAAGCATTGGAAACGGAGAAAGTATCGGAAACACCGGAAGCACCGAAAGCACCGAAAGCACCGGgagcagaggaagaagggacACCACAGACAGCACCGGAAGCAGGGACAACAGGGAAAGAAGGGACAACAGTGGTTACGACCTGTCCGGGCAATACAGAAGGATGTAAAGGTGGGGAGGGATGTACTCACACAGCAGCCAAAAGCACATGTCCCAACGCAGAGAGCGGACAGTGCACTAATGAAAATTGTgatgtgtgtaaaaaaacCACCACAAGTGCAGCGCAGGTGTCAGAACAGGTTTCCAATGGAGCATCACAGATAACTGTTGTGAGCCCACCAAC encodes:
- a CDS encoding SICAvar-like protein (putative); amino-acid sequence: MKAIWKIPFSLFFWNFLIYLNCAKVTNSNQLKTNLRNGFGQNGYLTGHVGGGAHPNLKKQHGGGVSVQGNDDEEVDSDQKVDPPETVDSRGTVDSHGTEETEKALTAEAVEKAPEKPAAGPEEVAQSVLDQTVGTEETEETKKASVIPEVPVASAAPGKSEEPGEPGASGELGAPGTPPQGTTDTEGTDGTKGATAATTCPGNTEGCEGGAGCTHTAAKSTCPNAESGQCTNENCDVCKKTTTSPAEVSEQVLTEESQITVVSPPTGGVNSGQTADTNNLQEEKLSDKDNDISSKEDKAEEAVLDNTVGTEKALETEKVSETPEAPKAPKAPGAEEEGTPQTAPEAGTTGKEGTTVVTTCPGNTEGCKGGEGCTHTAAKSTCPNAESGQCTNENCDVCKKTTTSAAQVSEQVSNGASQITVVSPPTGGVNSGQTADPNSLQAVNLSDKDKDISSKEEEVLVEREVENDVEKENANEDDTEDEGETDSANYDDVDVEEDDEEVEDEIEDPEYAQQITETQNAQKMPTAQNNPPDVGHKSLISEAIVHSALAEEYKDTMKGKKEAEAFVNTLLDLLDGDNSEVDDAIKNLADDISQFVLK